One window of Paenibacillus sp. FSL K6-3182 genomic DNA carries:
- the icd gene encoding NADP-dependent isocitrate dehydrogenase, translating to MAKFEKFALPTEGEQITIDNGVLQVPNNPIIPFIEGDGTGRDIWKASKRALDAAVEKAYNGEKKIAWYEVFAGEKAFNTYGEWLPADTLTAIREYIVAIKGPLTTPIGGGIRSLNVALRQELDLYTCLRPVRYFTGVPSPVKRPELVDMVIFRENTEDIYAGIEYQEGSAEVKKVIEFLQNEMGANKIRFPETSGIGIKPVSKEGSKRLVRAAIEYAIKHSKKSVTLVHKGNIMKYTEGAFKNWGYEVAEEEFANETFTWGQYDRIKEAEGTDAANKAQKDAEAAGKLIVKDAIADIALQQVLTRPTDFDVIATLNLNGDYLSDALAAQVGGIGIAPGANINYLTGHAIFEATHGTAPKYADLDVVNPGSVILSGVMLLEHLGWQEAADLIYKGMEASINNKTVTYDFARLMEGATEVKCSAFADEIIKNM from the coding sequence ATGGCTAAGTTCGAAAAATTCGCGCTTCCAACTGAAGGCGAACAAATTACAATTGACAACGGTGTACTTCAAGTACCTAACAACCCAATTATTCCTTTTATCGAAGGCGACGGCACTGGCCGCGACATTTGGAAAGCTTCGAAACGCGCACTTGATGCAGCGGTAGAAAAAGCTTATAACGGCGAGAAAAAAATCGCTTGGTACGAAGTATTTGCCGGCGAAAAAGCTTTCAACACATACGGCGAGTGGCTGCCAGCTGATACTTTGACAGCAATCCGTGAATATATCGTTGCAATTAAAGGACCATTGACTACGCCTATCGGCGGCGGCATTCGTTCATTGAACGTTGCACTTCGTCAAGAACTTGATCTTTACACTTGCTTGCGTCCTGTTCGTTACTTCACGGGTGTACCTTCCCCAGTAAAACGTCCTGAGCTTGTTGACATGGTTATTTTCCGTGAAAATACAGAAGATATCTATGCGGGCATCGAGTACCAAGAAGGTTCTGCAGAAGTGAAGAAAGTAATCGAGTTCTTGCAAAACGAAATGGGAGCTAACAAAATCCGCTTCCCAGAAACTTCCGGTATCGGCATTAAGCCAGTATCGAAAGAAGGTTCGAAACGTCTTGTTCGCGCAGCGATCGAGTACGCAATCAAACACAGCAAAAAATCAGTTACACTTGTACACAAAGGCAACATCATGAAATACACAGAAGGCGCGTTCAAAAACTGGGGCTACGAAGTGGCTGAAGAAGAATTCGCTAACGAGACTTTCACATGGGGTCAATACGACCGCATTAAAGAAGCAGAAGGCACTGACGCAGCTAACAAAGCACAAAAAGATGCAGAAGCAGCTGGCAAGCTAATCGTTAAAGACGCAATTGCGGATATCGCATTGCAACAAGTACTTACTCGTCCGACTGACTTTGATGTTATCGCTACATTGAACTTGAACGGCGACTACTTGTCCGATGCTCTTGCAGCACAAGTTGGCGGTATCGGTATTGCTCCGGGCGCGAACATCAACTACTTGACTGGACACGCAATCTTCGAAGCTACTCACGGTACAGCTCCGAAATATGCTGACCTTGACGTAGTTAACCCAGGTTCCGTAATCCTTTCCGGCGTAATGCTTCTTGAGCACCTAGGCTGGCAAGAAGCGGCTGACCTTATCTATAAAGGTATGGAAGCTTCGATCAACAACAAAACAGTAACTTATGACTTCGCTCGCTTGATGGAAGGCGCAACAGAAGTAAAATGTTCCGCATTCGCAGACGAAATCATCAAAAACATGTAG
- the mdh gene encoding malate dehydrogenase: protein MAIKRKKITVVGAGFTGATTALMLAQKELGDVVLVDIAPLENPTKGKALDMLEATPVLGVDANIIGTANYEDTKDSDVVIITAGIARKPGMSRDDLVSTNAGIVRSVCENIKETSPNAYVIILSNPVDAMTYAAFQTLGFPKNRVIGQSGVLDTARYCTFIAQELNVSVEDVRGFVLGGHGDDMVPLVRYSNVGGIPIEKLISAERIEAIVQRARVGGGEIVNLLGNGSAYYAPAASLVQMTEAILKDKKRIIPVIALLEGEYGYNNLFMGVPTIIGGDGIEKVLELDLTAEEKAALDKSAQSVRNVIQVVTG from the coding sequence ATGGCGATTAAGCGTAAAAAAATTACTGTAGTAGGAGCTGGCTTCACTGGCGCTACTACTGCACTTATGCTAGCTCAAAAAGAACTAGGCGATGTTGTTCTTGTTGATATCGCACCGCTTGAAAACCCAACTAAAGGTAAAGCACTTGATATGCTTGAAGCGACACCGGTGCTTGGAGTAGATGCAAACATTATCGGTACTGCCAACTACGAAGATACAAAAGATTCTGATGTTGTGATCATCACTGCAGGTATCGCTCGTAAACCAGGTATGAGCCGTGACGACCTTGTTAGCACGAACGCTGGAATCGTAAGATCCGTTTGCGAAAACATTAAAGAAACTAGCCCTAACGCTTATGTTATTATTTTAAGCAATCCGGTGGATGCAATGACTTATGCAGCCTTCCAAACGCTTGGATTCCCTAAAAACCGTGTAATCGGTCAATCAGGCGTCCTTGATACAGCTCGTTATTGCACATTTATTGCGCAAGAGCTTAACGTATCCGTTGAAGATGTTCGCGGCTTTGTGCTTGGCGGACATGGCGACGATATGGTCCCACTCGTTCGCTACTCAAATGTTGGCGGCATCCCAATTGAGAAGCTTATATCAGCAGAACGAATTGAAGCAATCGTACAACGCGCTCGCGTTGGCGGCGGCGAAATCGTAAACCTGCTCGGCAACGGCAGCGCGTATTATGCGCCTGCAGCTTCGCTGGTTCAAATGACAGAAGCTATCCTTAAAGACAAAAAACGAATTATTCCAGTTATCGCTTTGCTTGAAGGCGAATACGGTTATAATAACTTGTTCATGGGTGTGCCAACAATCATTGGCGGTGACGGCATTGAAAAGGTGCTTGAGCTTGATTTGACTGCTGAAGAAAAGGCTGCACTTGATAAATCTGCTCAATCCGTACGCAACGTTATCCAAGTAGTAACAGGCTAG
- the nagA gene encoding N-acetylglucosamine-6-phosphate deacetylase: MTLNSANWFIHNVNIVLEDGIVNGSVFVQDGKIAKIVAQDDNVAANEASDAQLSIDGKGGWLLPGFIDVHVHGGFGADFMDASRESFDTITKFHASQGTTGMLATTMTAPKEAIEDVLHAVADYRSSEMPYAALYGVHLEGPFISEAWPGAQNPAYIKTPQLEWMQQWHAKWPDLLRQLTLAPEKSGAIETIAWLAEQGIVTACGHTDAVYEEVIAAADAGLTQAVHTYNAMRGLHHREPGTLGAVLTDDRIVAELIADGIHVHPAAIRLVLAAKPSDKVILITDAMAAAGMPEGEYSLGGLAVVVKNGEARLKDGNALAGSCLTMIGAVRFIHEHTNLSLSEISRLASGNAAKQLGISDRTGTIASGKQADLVWIDSQMQVQQTWAQGRSIYEAKQE; this comes from the coding sequence ATGACCCTAAACTCTGCAAACTGGTTCATCCACAACGTAAATATCGTGCTTGAAGATGGGATAGTTAACGGCAGTGTTTTTGTACAAGATGGGAAGATTGCAAAAATTGTTGCCCAAGATGACAACGTGGCAGCAAACGAGGCTTCAGATGCACAGTTGTCTATAGACGGAAAGGGAGGCTGGCTGCTTCCTGGTTTTATTGATGTGCATGTTCACGGTGGATTTGGTGCGGATTTTATGGATGCCAGCCGTGAAAGCTTCGACACCATTACTAAATTCCATGCCTCACAAGGTACGACAGGCATGCTTGCTACAACAATGACTGCTCCTAAGGAAGCAATTGAAGACGTATTGCATGCCGTTGCAGATTACCGCAGCAGTGAAATGCCTTATGCAGCCTTGTATGGCGTACATTTGGAGGGCCCGTTCATAAGCGAGGCATGGCCAGGCGCTCAAAACCCAGCTTATATTAAAACGCCTCAGCTGGAATGGATGCAGCAATGGCATGCCAAGTGGCCCGATCTTCTCCGTCAGCTTACACTGGCTCCTGAGAAAAGCGGTGCGATTGAGACTATCGCTTGGCTTGCTGAGCAAGGGATCGTCACAGCCTGCGGGCATACGGATGCTGTCTATGAAGAAGTGATCGCTGCTGCAGATGCTGGCCTTACGCAAGCTGTTCATACCTATAATGCAATGCGTGGTCTGCATCACCGTGAGCCCGGAACGCTAGGAGCTGTATTGACCGATGATCGTATTGTGGCCGAGCTCATAGCCGATGGTATTCACGTGCATCCTGCTGCAATTCGTTTGGTGCTCGCTGCTAAACCTTCAGATAAGGTTATACTGATCACAGATGCGATGGCAGCAGCAGGCATGCCGGAAGGCGAATATAGTCTCGGAGGCTTAGCCGTCGTCGTAAAAAACGGCGAAGCAAGATTAAAAGATGGCAACGCCCTAGCAGGCAGCTGTTTAACGATGATTGGTGCCGTACGCTTTATCCATGAGCATACCAACCTATCACTTTCTGAAATTAGTCGGTTGGCTAGCGGCAATGCAGCAAAACAGCTTGGCATCAGCGACCGTACCGGTACAATTGCAAGCGGCAAGCAAGCTGATCTTGTATGGATTGACTCGCAAATGCAGGTTCAACAGACTTGGGCGCAAGGCCGTTCCATATACGAAGCTAAACAAGAGTAA
- the recQ gene encoding DNA helicase RecQ gives MIEQARQALKQVYGYDSFRKGQEDIISGIMNGRDTLAILPTGGGKSICYQIPSMLLPGTSLVISPLISLMKDQVDALRRVGVSAAFLNSSLGAAEYRDVMRNAMMGEYKLLYVAPERLDAPMFQSLSETLTIPLIAIDEAHCVSQWGHDFRPSYRQLAGWIARMKDRPLVAAFTATATNEVALDISEMLKLREPSIFVTGFARPNLSLSVVTGVDKKKFLESFISGRKDQSGIIYAATRKEVENVYEQLTRRGIQAGKYHGGLSDAERADTQEKFRFDEIRVMVATNAFGMGIDKPNVRYVLHWQMTSDIESYYQEAGRAGRDGEESECILLFEPADMQVQRFLIEQGTGDSDRKSIQLSKLHTMMNYSRTQRCLQQFIVDYFGETDVVACGKCSSCLDKSEPVNRTEEAKMALSCVGRMRGRFGVTMAAKVLKGSRDKRLLEFGLDRLTTYGLMRHLPEKEIADWLYWLVAEGYLKLSEGQYPVVSLTASALPVLEGREPIMQRVRATVRQAASSDSAAASPLFDALKQWRKEKAATEGVPPFMLFFDATLREIAIARPQNENQLLSVKGIGAAKAEKYGEDLLSIIQSFGGEGQAEGMITTAAREPSVVKKAATNDEQPSHYATLKLFQSGLEPDEIAKERGLTKVTVEGHIIRCADEGEEIDWSRIIPAEYEQLIVHAIGEQGIDKLRPIKDVLPEEVTYFAIHGVMSKYGFKA, from the coding sequence TTGATCGAACAAGCAAGACAAGCCTTGAAACAGGTATATGGCTATGACTCTTTCCGTAAAGGACAGGAAGACATTATATCGGGGATTATGAATGGACGCGATACACTAGCTATTTTGCCGACCGGAGGCGGAAAATCGATTTGTTATCAAATTCCATCCATGCTTTTGCCGGGAACGTCTCTTGTTATTTCGCCGCTCATCTCGCTCATGAAGGATCAGGTTGATGCGCTGAGGCGAGTCGGGGTATCTGCAGCGTTTCTTAACAGCTCGCTAGGAGCAGCTGAATATCGAGATGTGATGCGAAACGCGATGATGGGAGAATATAAGCTGCTGTATGTTGCGCCTGAACGACTTGATGCGCCGATGTTCCAATCGTTATCTGAGACGCTCACTATACCGCTCATTGCGATAGACGAGGCTCACTGCGTATCACAGTGGGGGCACGACTTCCGTCCCAGCTATCGTCAGCTGGCAGGCTGGATTGCTCGAATGAAGGATCGGCCGCTCGTTGCGGCGTTTACGGCTACAGCAACAAACGAGGTAGCGCTTGATATTTCAGAAATGCTCAAGCTGCGTGAACCTAGCATTTTTGTAACGGGATTTGCGAGACCAAATTTGTCTCTATCCGTCGTTACAGGCGTGGATAAGAAAAAGTTTCTTGAGAGCTTCATATCAGGGCGTAAGGATCAATCAGGCATTATTTATGCAGCAACTAGAAAAGAAGTCGAGAATGTATATGAGCAATTAACACGCAGAGGCATTCAAGCAGGCAAATACCACGGTGGGTTGTCGGATGCTGAGCGCGCCGACACACAGGAGAAGTTTCGATTCGATGAGATTCGTGTAATGGTTGCAACGAACGCTTTTGGAATGGGCATTGATAAACCAAACGTTCGTTATGTGCTGCATTGGCAAATGACTAGCGATATTGAATCCTATTACCAAGAAGCCGGCCGTGCCGGCCGTGATGGAGAGGAGAGCGAATGCATTCTCTTGTTCGAACCGGCTGATATGCAGGTGCAGCGCTTTCTGATCGAACAGGGCACTGGGGATTCAGATCGTAAATCGATTCAGCTATCTAAGCTCCATACCATGATGAACTATAGTCGAACACAGCGTTGTTTGCAGCAATTTATTGTTGATTATTTCGGAGAGACGGATGTTGTGGCGTGCGGGAAATGCAGCAGCTGTCTCGATAAGAGCGAGCCGGTTAACCGGACGGAGGAAGCGAAGATGGCGCTCTCCTGCGTAGGTCGAATGAGAGGGCGTTTCGGTGTAACGATGGCAGCCAAGGTACTAAAGGGATCACGTGATAAACGGCTGCTTGAATTTGGGCTCGATCGTTTGACTACGTATGGTTTAATGCGGCATTTGCCCGAGAAAGAGATAGCGGACTGGCTTTATTGGCTCGTGGCTGAAGGATACTTAAAGCTTAGTGAAGGGCAATATCCAGTCGTCTCGCTAACTGCGAGCGCACTGCCGGTACTGGAAGGCCGCGAACCAATCATGCAAAGAGTTAGAGCAACGGTTCGGCAAGCAGCCTCTTCCGATTCAGCAGCTGCTTCACCTCTATTCGATGCGCTCAAGCAATGGCGCAAAGAAAAGGCAGCTACAGAGGGTGTGCCTCCATTTATGTTGTTCTTTGATGCAACGCTGCGAGAAATCGCAATAGCTCGGCCGCAAAACGAGAATCAATTGCTTAGCGTGAAGGGAATTGGTGCTGCGAAGGCGGAGAAATATGGAGAAGACCTGCTCTCGATTATTCAATCGTTCGGAGGAGAAGGTCAAGCCGAAGGAATGATTACAACTGCGGCTAGAGAGCCGTCAGTCGTCAAGAAGGCAGCAACAAATGATGAGCAGCCAAGTCACTATGCTACACTCAAGCTATTTCAAAGTGGGCTGGAACCGGATGAAATAGCGAAGGAACGCGGATTAACGAAAGTAACGGTTGAAGGACATATCATTCGATGTGCAGATGAAGGTGAAGAAATCGATTGGAGCAGAATCATCCCAGCAGAATATGAGCAATTGATCGTCCATGCCATTGGCGAGCAAGGAATCGATAAGCTGCGTCCCATAAAGGATGTTTTGCCTGAGGAAGTTACTTATTTTGCAATTCATGGGGTTATGAGTAAATACGGCTTTAAAGCTTAA
- the citZ gene encoding citrate synthase: MTATKGLEGIVAATSSISSIIDGVLTYRGIDIDDLAENATFEEVAYLLWYGKLPNRSELDGLQKQLDQFAALPEGVIDQIKLYPKNTNSMAALRTAVSSLALYDESANDMSPEANQLKAIKLQAQLPTIIAAFSRIRLGQEPVAPKKGVSIAYNFLYMLTGSEPAEVAVKALDQALVLHADHELNASTFAARVTVATLSDIYSGVTSAIGALKGPLHGGANEAVMVMLEEIGSTANVESFINNALANKVKIMGFGHRVYKNGDPRAKHLQKMSRELGKLTGNMELYEMSVKIEELVTGQKGLKPNVDFYSASVYTTLEIPRDLFTPIFAISRVSGWSAHILEQYQDNRLIRPRADYVGPVNAKYIPIEQR; encoded by the coding sequence ATGACAGCAACTAAAGGTCTGGAAGGAATTGTCGCAGCGACGTCCTCCATCAGCTCCATTATTGATGGCGTATTGACATACCGCGGTATTGATATTGATGATCTTGCGGAAAACGCTACTTTTGAAGAGGTTGCCTACCTGCTATGGTACGGTAAACTACCGAATCGTTCTGAGCTTGATGGACTGCAAAAGCAATTGGATCAATTTGCAGCGCTTCCAGAAGGCGTAATTGATCAAATTAAGCTTTATCCAAAAAATACAAATTCTATGGCTGCGCTTCGTACGGCAGTATCCAGCTTAGCATTGTACGATGAATCTGCAAACGATATGTCTCCTGAAGCGAATCAATTGAAAGCAATTAAATTGCAGGCGCAGCTGCCAACAATTATTGCTGCTTTTTCACGCATCCGCCTAGGACAAGAGCCTGTAGCTCCAAAGAAAGGCGTATCCATCGCCTATAATTTCTTGTATATGCTTACTGGCAGCGAGCCGGCTGAAGTTGCTGTTAAAGCACTTGATCAAGCGCTCGTTCTTCATGCTGACCACGAGTTGAATGCGTCGACATTTGCTGCTCGTGTAACCGTAGCAACGTTGTCGGATATTTATTCGGGTGTAACGTCTGCGATTGGCGCTTTGAAAGGCCCTCTTCATGGCGGCGCAAACGAAGCTGTAATGGTTATGCTAGAAGAAATCGGTTCTACTGCTAACGTTGAAAGCTTTATTAACAACGCGCTTGCAAACAAAGTGAAAATTATGGGCTTTGGTCACCGCGTATACAAAAACGGCGATCCTCGCGCGAAGCATCTGCAAAAAATGTCCCGCGAGCTTGGCAAGCTGACAGGCAACATGGAGCTTTACGAAATGTCTGTTAAAATTGAAGAGCTGGTAACTGGACAAAAAGGCTTGAAGCCTAACGTGGACTTCTACTCAGCGTCTGTATATACAACGCTTGAAATTCCACGTGACTTGTTCACGCCTATTTTTGCAATCAGCCGGGTATCTGGTTGGAGCGCGCATATTCTTGAGCAATACCAAGATAACCGCTTGATCCGTCCGCGTGCCGACTATGTTGGTCCGGTTAATGCCAAGTACATTCCGATTGAACAGCGTTAA
- a CDS encoding sugar kinase produces the protein MLESSPQIVTFGESMALFMPEEHKSIERAATLEQSFGGAESNVAIGLARLGSSVGWFGALGDDPFGKIILKTLRGEGVDVSRAQLSSEAPTGMMFREHVAGRTAVHYFRKHSAASRMLPEHLDEDYIRGAKLLHVTGITAALSEDCRKTVRRAIDIAKEAGVLVSFDPNLRLKLWSIEEARAALLPLAADADYFLPGWDELKLLYETDDYEHIKGQLNQLKAVSIIKGRGDTTIVLNKGQEESLPFYPAEQVVDTVGAGDGFCAGFLAGIMKGLSPVEAVRLASINGSLVVQMRGDWEALPEWSVVQQRMSAKAWVER, from the coding sequence GTGTTAGAATCATCGCCGCAAATTGTTACGTTTGGCGAATCAATGGCTTTGTTTATGCCAGAGGAGCATAAGTCAATCGAACGCGCCGCTACGCTGGAACAAAGCTTTGGCGGAGCGGAAAGCAATGTCGCAATAGGACTTGCACGTCTAGGCTCCTCTGTTGGATGGTTTGGCGCTCTCGGCGACGATCCGTTTGGCAAAATTATTTTGAAGACGCTGCGAGGCGAGGGTGTAGACGTATCTCGTGCGCAGCTTAGCTCGGAAGCTCCTACGGGCATGATGTTTCGTGAGCATGTAGCGGGTAGAACAGCCGTTCATTATTTCAGAAAGCATTCGGCAGCTAGTCGGATGCTGCCTGAGCATCTTGATGAGGATTATATTCGCGGTGCTAAACTGCTTCATGTAACCGGTATCACAGCTGCGCTTAGCGAGGATTGCCGCAAGACGGTTCGCCGCGCTATCGATATTGCGAAGGAAGCTGGGGTGCTTGTCAGCTTTGACCCGAACCTGCGGCTTAAGCTGTGGTCAATCGAAGAAGCTCGTGCAGCACTGCTGCCGCTTGCAGCAGATGCGGATTACTTTTTGCCAGGATGGGACGAGCTTAAGCTATTGTACGAAACAGACGATTATGAGCATATTAAAGGCCAGCTAAATCAATTAAAAGCGGTGTCGATCATTAAAGGCAGAGGCGACACGACGATTGTTCTAAACAAAGGGCAGGAAGAAAGCTTGCCTTTCTATCCGGCTGAGCAGGTTGTTGATACTGTAGGCGCGGGTGACGGTTTTTGCGCTGGTTTCTTGGCAGGAATTATGAAGGGATTATCCCCTGTAGAAGCAGTACGGCTTGCAAGTATTAATGGATCATTAGTCGTTCAAATGCGTGGCGACTGGGAAGCTTTGCCGGAATGGAGTGTCGTCCAACAGCGGATGTCCGCCAAGGCTTGGGTGGAGCGCTGA
- the fni gene encoding type 2 isopentenyl-diphosphate Delta-isomerase, protein MSVDQQAATAKRKGEHIRICLQEQVNSVGIETGLGRYRFKHNALPELSFAEVSLNTDWFGKKLGAPLLVSSMTGGTDEAGAINRRLAVVAETRGWAIGLGSMRAAIENEQLAASFSIRKDAPTVPVIANIGAVQLNYGFGVESCRRAVDIAEADALVLHLNSMQEVFQPEGDTDFRNLLVSIEQVCRSLNVPVGVKEVGWGIDAETAAALVGAGVSFIDAAGAGGTSWSQVEKFRSTDDLRRQAAEAFADWGIPTAESVTEIRAALPEANIIASGGLRTGVDAAKAIALGANLAGFGRVLLPQAASSSKEISQEQLLQQFERIEFEMRTAMFGIGVGTINELRQTNRLILK, encoded by the coding sequence ATGTCAGTAGATCAGCAAGCAGCAACTGCAAAGCGTAAAGGAGAACATATACGTATTTGCTTGCAGGAGCAAGTAAACAGCGTTGGCATTGAAACGGGCTTGGGGCGGTACCGCTTTAAGCATAATGCACTGCCTGAGCTTTCCTTCGCTGAAGTAAGCCTAAATACAGATTGGTTCGGCAAAAAGCTTGGAGCCCCACTGCTCGTTAGCTCCATGACTGGAGGAACGGATGAAGCAGGGGCTATTAATCGTCGATTGGCGGTTGTGGCAGAAACGAGGGGCTGGGCGATTGGGCTAGGCTCCATGCGCGCCGCAATAGAAAACGAACAGCTCGCAGCTTCGTTCTCCATACGGAAAGATGCGCCTACCGTACCGGTTATTGCTAACATTGGTGCGGTTCAGTTGAATTATGGTTTTGGTGTAGAATCATGCCGCAGAGCTGTAGACATTGCTGAAGCGGATGCGTTAGTCCTGCATCTCAACAGCATGCAAGAGGTGTTTCAACCCGAAGGAGATACCGATTTCCGCAATTTATTGGTTTCGATTGAGCAGGTGTGCAGGTCGCTTAATGTGCCGGTTGGAGTAAAAGAAGTGGGCTGGGGTATTGATGCGGAGACCGCAGCAGCGCTTGTGGGTGCAGGCGTTTCCTTTATTGATGCTGCTGGTGCGGGTGGAACTTCATGGAGTCAGGTCGAGAAGTTTCGCTCCACCGATGATCTAAGAAGGCAAGCTGCTGAAGCATTCGCGGATTGGGGCATACCGACTGCTGAGAGTGTGACGGAAATTCGCGCTGCGCTTCCCGAGGCAAATATTATTGCAAGCGGAGGTTTGCGTACAGGTGTTGATGCCGCAAAAGCAATAGCGCTAGGCGCAAATCTTGCTGGCTTTGGACGTGTATTGCTGCCGCAAGCGGCTAGCAGCAGCAAGGAAATTTCGCAGGAGCAATTGCTGCAGCAATTCGAACGCATTGAGTTTGAAATGCGTACGGCGATGTTTGGCATTGGCGTTGGTACGATTAATGAGCTGCGTCAAACAAACCGATTGATCCTAAAATAA
- the nagB gene encoding glucosamine-6-phosphate deaminase, with the protein MEMIIFDTQQELDAYAAELFVGIVKEKPDAVLGLATGSTPIGIYDKIVELHKQNNVSFKDVTTFNLDEYVGIKPDNDQSYAYYMKQHLFSHIDIPENQIHLPNGMASDVELESNAYDAMLEARPVDIQLLGLGHNGHIGFNEPDVNLSGGTHVVKLKEETREANARFFDSMDEVPEYAITMGVGSILKANTIVLAVRGADKAEIVKEALTGPITTNVPASLLQTHARVIVLLDREAGRMLS; encoded by the coding sequence ATGGAAATGATTATATTTGATACACAACAGGAATTAGATGCTTATGCTGCGGAATTATTTGTAGGTATCGTAAAAGAGAAACCAGATGCAGTACTAGGCCTTGCAACAGGATCGACACCCATCGGAATTTATGACAAAATAGTAGAACTGCATAAACAAAACAACGTTAGCTTTAAAGATGTGACAACGTTCAATTTGGATGAATATGTCGGAATCAAGCCTGATAACGACCAAAGCTACGCCTACTACATGAAGCAGCATCTGTTCTCGCACATCGATATTCCCGAGAACCAAATCCATTTGCCAAATGGCATGGCTTCGGATGTTGAGCTGGAATCGAATGCTTACGATGCAATGTTAGAAGCAAGACCAGTAGATATTCAATTGCTTGGTCTAGGCCACAACGGTCATATTGGATTCAATGAACCTGATGTTAATCTTTCTGGCGGCACTCACGTTGTTAAATTAAAAGAGGAAACGCGTGAAGCAAATGCTCGTTTCTTCGATTCAATGGATGAAGTGCCTGAGTATGCAATTACGATGGGTGTTGGCTCTATTTTAAAAGCTAATACGATCGTGCTGGCTGTTCGTGGTGCTGACAAAGCAGAAATTGTAAAAGAAGCATTGACTGGTCCGATTACGACTAACGTACCGGCTTCATTGCTGCAAACTCATGCGCGCGTCATTGTTCTACTAGACCGCGAGGCGGGAAGGATGTTAAGTTAA
- a CDS encoding DeoR/GlpR family DNA-binding transcription regulator, with protein MAELIGNKGQRRREAILQLLKQQGRVTILEMVERFGCSEATARRDLEQMEADYPVIRTIGGAMYDGMNSVRDLPFAEKEGLSILEKEHIAELAASLILEGDVIGLSGGTTNFLIAKMIKSRRGITVVTNAVNIAMELAGSDIQVVVTGGIMRHNSFELCGPLGEGMVAHLHIGKMFIGVDGISAAGGITTYSEQEAQIAKALIKRSQAAYAVFDHTKTDRTSLFSIASLSELKGVITDVPLTEELAAEMKQHGISVYVTD; from the coding sequence ATGGCTGAATTGATCGGTAACAAGGGTCAGCGTCGCCGTGAAGCTATTCTGCAGCTTTTGAAGCAGCAGGGCAGGGTGACGATTTTGGAAATGGTTGAGCGCTTCGGCTGCTCTGAAGCGACGGCTCGAAGAGATCTTGAGCAAATGGAAGCTGATTATCCGGTTATTCGGACGATTGGCGGTGCGATGTATGATGGAATGAATTCAGTAAGGGATTTGCCTTTTGCGGAGAAGGAAGGTTTGTCGATTCTGGAGAAAGAGCATATCGCGGAATTAGCTGCTTCTTTAATTTTGGAAGGCGATGTGATTGGTCTCTCTGGCGGTACAACAAATTTCCTTATTGCTAAGATGATCAAATCGAGGCGGGGCATCACGGTAGTAACCAATGCGGTTAACATCGCAATGGAGCTTGCGGGCAGTGATATTCAGGTTGTCGTTACCGGTGGCATTATGCGCCATAACAGCTTTGAGCTGTGCGGCCCTCTAGGTGAGGGAATGGTCGCTCATTTGCATATCGGAAAAATGTTTATCGGTGTTGATGGTATATCTGCTGCTGGCGGCATCACGACCTACTCCGAGCAAGAAGCGCAAATTGCTAAAGCACTCATTAAGCGTTCACAAGCGGCATATGCCGTATTCGATCATACGAAGACAGATCGCACCTCATTATTTTCCATTGCTTCCTTATCCGAGCTGAAAGGCGTCATTACGGATGTTCCGCTCACTGAAGAGCTTGCAGCTGAAATGAAGCAGCACGGTATTTCCGTATACGTTACGGATTAA